The window CTTCTTTCTAGAATAAAGGATTAGAAAACAAGTTGAACTTTCTAATTTTAGAGAGTGCCACATCTAAAATGGTGATTCTATTTAGAAAAAGATAAATGATGcacttttttgaacatttataaTTGTTTTCACATATCTTATCAAATCTTATCTCAAAGTGACACACATTTGCATATGCAGCCTTTAAGCCTTATCCAGACCTAACGTGATCTGAAAAGGGAAATGAAAGCATGAAAGAAATCATTTGGTGTTCAGGTTCACAGCAAGACAGACGTGTTTATTGTTGGTTGTCTTGGAAACATGGAGAACTGCTGCTCTCATTATGTGTATTACTGTTAAGGGTTGTTTACAATATAATACTGgcggaggagaggaaaaatCACTCAAAGTCAAAAATCTAACATTATTAAATCACTTAAGTGCTATCTTTTTTGCCACATAGGGACATACATCCTCAAAAATGGATGCTACAGTTCAGGTTTTTATCATGTTCTCCAAATATTGGCTTCAATAAACTGCCTTCATGTCAATTCTCTCATCAGACAGCAGGTGTCTTTGTTAGTTGAATGGCTGGCGCCCCCTGCTGGTTACTCACCAAGTCACCAAGTCATATTTTCACAGATCTTTAGTCTATCCACATACTTGCTGCTCAGAACCTGGAATTGCTGGGAGAATCTGGGCGGGAAAAGTACTTCAAATGAGGACTTTTTCCTCAATCAATccattgattgattgttttaaaTCTATAAGTGTGCCTCGGGGTGTTGGTATATGATAAATAATTTTGGAAATGCTGTTATGAAGTTGGACCAGGCAgtttttatacaaaaatgtGATTATCAAAAGGTAATTTTCTACATAAACATAACCAAAAGGCGCTGCTTCATATACTAAGTTaatatttttactgaaaaatgtgtttacaattCAAATTGTGTTATAAAGGTTACATACAATttccacatatacacacacacttgtcagCCTAAGCATTTCTACCCAGTACAACACTTCAGAAACAGTATAACACCTCGTTCACATGTTGCAAACTATATACATCCCTTCACTCATGAATTCCCACACACCATATACACCATACTCCGTTTTAAGTGTTGTCAGAATTTGTTGGCTGTTCAGTCGTTTTTGCTTTCTTTGAGCCCTCTGTGCCGtgctccctcttcctcttctgtctgttCTTCTGACCTTCCTCTTGTCTGAATTGGtgcctgttaaaaaaaagaagtcacaTTTGCATGCAGAAACCATTGAAATTTATCTAATGAGCCAAAAATTTAAACTCTATGTGCCTTTTTAATGTCTAGCCagggacaacagatgaaaaatagccaTTTGCAatataacaaaatgtatttgacaaaAAAGTGGTTTAGTATTTAAGTTTTGGCAGCTTTCTTGAGTTAGGAAGTGCTAAAACACAATTGGGATACTAAAAAATACCAATTATTGTGCTGCTGCCATGGTGACCTCTAATAAATTACAAGAAAGTCGTCTCTAGCCAGCAGAATaatgaaacaatgttttctGTTAGCCTAAATCACTGGCCACTTTGGCAGGTGACCATCATGCAcagatcttttttcttttagaaacCGGTGTGAGCTGCAAGGTAATTGAAGGCCATCAGCACCTTGTAGATTAAAATGGTCTCTTTGCAGTGTGCTTACATTCTCACTTGTATATATCAAGATCTAAATATCTATTTTGTACATACACATATTATTCAGCTGACATCTGGCAAGAGAGAATGCAGCTTGCagctatatgaataaataatagtaTGTTGCATATCCATCCAAATTTTTTTATACCAAACTGGTGTCACTTGGGGTGTTGTCAGCatgaatgagaaagaaaaagtaacaTCAAAGATGCAAACGCCAACAGGAAGAGTGCAcctctataaaaaaaataaatatgcactgtgtaaaaaaatatttaaacctTAAGAAACACTTCAGAATTAACTATCATATCCCATGTTACTGCAATAGGTTTCCATGCATAATGATGATCATCTACTAAAGTGGCTGGTAATGCAGACAAACTTACCAgacatacatattttatattccAGAAACAGAGATGTTTCCTAAAAGCTCTCAAATTAGTCATTCCTCTGTCCACACAGACATACAGGATATCAAACCTCAAGTTAaggactgtatgtgtgtaaaaatgtatggaACAGACTGAGAAGAATCTTGGTTTATAATCATTCTATACTAGTCTCAGGTGTTGTGGGTCAGTGTTGTGATCTCACCTGGACTGCCAGCGTCGGCCACTGTTCCACACTCTGCCAAAAGAGGGAAGCCAGTTGGCGTCTGTATGTGAGCTGTGATCAAAGTTGGCCCCCACTCTGTTGGGTGGAAGCTTCCTCAGCTTCTCTTGCTCCTCTGGCGAAAGACAGACGAAGCCATTTAAAATTATACACCAATTTTTGTGagattttgattgtttttttcctcaatgtTTGTCTCCATAAATGCACATGGATATAATCTATATCATTAAGACTAACTAAGGTGAGGATCAGGGACCAATATGTTGATACTGCTGAAGCGCAataatctcaaaaaaaaaaaaaaaaaaaaagtagtagtacctaaatttgaatttgttgctgtgttttcgCAACAAATGAAATAAGTCATTAAGCATCtgaaatcataaaaacagcagaatacAAGACATATCATAAATCACTGACTCCTGGTTATCACAAGTGATGTTACAGCaaccaataaaacacaatttcatgGGTCTCGTGGAAATTATCAAGGGTGGAACTAAtctttgagcaaaaaaaaaaaaaaaaaaaaatgcttagcTGACAAATTCACACAACACCAGTTCTCTTGTGTGTGATTCTTACTCTGTTTGAGGAACTCTTGGAGTGATGGACCAATCTCCAGATGTGCTGCATCTCCAGAGGTCCCCTCCAGAGGATCATCCTGGAGCCAAGGAGGAACGGCACCTTCGAATCAACATACGTACTGTTCATCAATCACATGCAAGAGACATGAGTTTTCTGTGCAAGCTTTGGGAGGCATGGAAAACACAACAGGAAATTAGTAAATGTTAACTAGTATCTTGACTCCTCACTAGTCAAGATGcttctattttgcatttgttttgaatgtaacactcatttttttcattacaaatgataatatcagcTTAACAACAATGAGTGAAAAGTTGAATCTTTGAAAAATATACATGAATTTCAGAATATCTCAGTATTTAGTATGTCCCCCTTTTGCTTTAATGACAGTTTGCACTCAAGGtggcatggactccacaagTTTGTGCAAACCTCATGACCCATGTTATCCCAGCAGGATTTGACAGTGTTCCAAAGAGCTTCTTGTGATGTCTGAATGATTGGCTTTCTCAGTCTTCAAGTGCCCCCCTTAAATATTCAATACggttgaggtcaggtgactgtggaggaaagtcCATGACAGTCAGGACTACTTGGTCTTCTTTGGTCTTCAAGCAGTTCTTGCGAAGCTTTGAGGTGTGTctggggtcattatcctgctgcagtatgaacCCTTCTtcacaaagatgcaaaccagaGGGTATAACATGTCTCTGAAGAATGGAGTGGTACTTCTCCTTGGTCTGAGTGCAGTCAATTCGGTCCAAATGTCCAACTCCAGAGTAGACACAATACCTCCAGACTTGAATATTCCTACCACGTTTAATTGTTGGTTTGATACACTATTGTACCATTCTCTCTCCTGTTCATCTCCTTTCATACACCCTTCTGTTACTACCATAAATCTCAAAGTTGGATTCATCAGTAAATAGGACTTTTTTATAGTCATCTACTGTGAAATGCTAGTATTTCTTAACTGACTGCTTCATATCTAACCTActctatttaaatgttgtttgtaatgtgttttatgatgcaTTGGTCTAACAATAAAGTTATTCTATATAcaacaagtgttgctggagttttgacctctttagaCTTCCTTCcccttctccgtgcaccttggaagtaggtgaagttgtgccagaaacccCTACTCTGCATCTACAGCAAACCTAGCCACAATTTGGCACTGAAAAAGCTTGTCTTTGCTTTTGAATAACAATTTGacttctgacactttcactCAGTTCTGATGCCATGTTTCCCACAATCACAATGCTACTTAGTAAGCAATGATCTGCTGGAAACTTGGGGCACAGCTGTATTTATAAGAGGTGAACACTGGCATTAAGCTGAGTTACTTGAACGAGCCTCTGATGAGTAGATCAAACCCTCCTGAGTGTCATTTGAACGCATGTTTCAATGGAGGTATTTTACAGTTACATAAATTAATAGATTACCTGTATGAACATTTCCACTGTTTGATGAATCCtgtaacagagaaaaaagaaaaaaagtgaaatgtttgcatgtagagaaaaacaaaaatcaatcatTCATCTGAAACACCTTACTAATAAGAGCTTTCCATCTACCTGATAACCTATGAAAGTCAGTCCTTGTCCCGTTGCAGCCCACGGCAGTTCAACCATTGAGTCAACAAAGCTGCTCCCCGCCTGCTGGTCTGATCCCTGAGACGTGAATTGAGAGCTGTTCCCAAGACAACAAGATGAGCCCCAAACCAACAAAAGTCATTTAAAGTGCTTTTTATGATACAATGCAAAAAGGATACAAATGCAAGTAGACATAATGTTACCTGATAGCATCGTCTGCAGACATGTCTGTGCTGTTGGGTCCATTTGACGACTCTGGTTCTGCGTCACGCTGATATTGATTCAGGAAAAGCCAACAGTGGTTCATAGAGGAAGTCTGACTACTAATCATGCCTCATCTCAGCTATTATCATCACAATCCTGACACAGTACTTTACCCTAAATGGTAACATTGATCTCTCTCTATTCATGTCTGTTTTTCCTTTCCAACTTCCATCCGTTTTCATCATCTCCATCTAGGTTTGCAACTAAAATCCTTTTTAAACTTTCACTTTACCTGATGAGGCAAATTAAGGATCGCTGGTTACCTACTTTGGCAGATACAATAATTAGCTACAAAATGGTGGCACTTCCCATCTTACACGCAACACAAAATCATGAAAAACGACAGTTAAGGCCACAGTAATGGATACTGCCACTGCATCGTTGGAAAACAAACCTCTAAAAGAGACTGAAGGACCTCTTGACGATGCTTCTCCTGGGCCCGGATGTA of the Thunnus maccoyii chromosome 9, fThuMac1.1, whole genome shotgun sequence genome contains:
- the cenatac gene encoding coiled-coil domain-containing protein 84; protein product: MGAYYCAICRQTTFTGKGHIFGKNHQSRLRVVLLKFLEKVKEARRTLKKPQVEKFDCTQHKETFWCYCCGREIERNVTDGNMTVLYGGLLEHMATPEHRKNTHKFWWDNKADPKLRDKVIITEEETERFKDEVAKVLETFVEKEDEFIKQEADYIRAQEKHRQEVLQSLLERDAEPESSNGPNSTDMSADDAISSQFTSQGSDQQAGSSFVDSMVELPWAATGQGLTFIGYQDSSNSGNVHTGAVPPWLQDDPLEGTSGDAAHLEIGPSLQEFLKQKEQEKLRKLPPNRVGANFDHSSHTDANWLPSFGRVWNSGRRWQSRHQFRQEEGQKNRQKRKREHGTEGSKKAKTTEQPTNSDNT